The DNA segment ACCCCAAAATTTCATGCTCAACTGGTCATTAGCTCCACCGTATTTTGTGATGAGTTTCTTATCAACTAAGCCTATTTTATGTTTAATTGCCACTCTAAGCCATAAGTCGTAATCTTCACAAACTTCCAGACTCTCATCAAAAAATCCAATAGATTCAAAAATACTTTTGTGCATTAGAGCAGCTGATGGAGCTATGATACAGTGAGAAAGTGAAGATGCAAATATATCTTGGCTTACTTTTGCATACTTTTTTGCCACTTTTACCTCTTTTGCATCTCGTATCCACTTCTCATCTGTATAACTCATCAGTAACTCATTACTTTTTTTATGCAGATTCAACTGCTCTTTTAGTTTGTCTTTATGCCACTCATCATCAGAGTCTAAAAATGCTATCCACTCATATTTTACGTATTTTATCCCCATGTTTCTTGCACTAGAGACTCCTGCATTTTTTTGA comes from the Sulfurimonas hongkongensis genome and includes:
- a CDS encoding glycosyltransferase family 2 protein; the protein is MDISVVIPTYNRYKVLQRALASVYAQTYKPKEVIIIDDGSTDKTPQITKDFPNITYIYQKNAGVSSARNMGIKYVKYEWIAFLDSDDEWHKDKLKEQLNLHKKSNELLMSYTDEKWIRDAKEVKVAKKYAKVSQDIFASSLSHCIIAPSAALMHKSIFESIGFFDESLEVCEDYDLWLRVAIKHKIGLVDKKLITKYGGANDQLSMKFWGMDRFRVVALEKLLRESNQEEVTSTLYDKKEMIKSELLKKYTLLLKGAVKHDKIQDIKIYEKKISELV